The genomic stretch ATTCATTAAATTCTACCAGGGGTCTTTTTCAGAGGCCAAAGAACTTTTTATGTGAGGACAGTCCTTTTCCACATCTTATTTTCAGTATGGACCCCTACATTTAAAGAAACTACCTTCAATCATAGTAAAAGTAGATAATGTCACTAGCATTATGTATTGCTTTGTTATAACAGTTTGAATTATTAGTTCTGCTGTCTGTTGAAAtatttcaataatgtttcaattATTCATTCCTGTTTTTGACAGCAAAGGAGAGTTGGACCCTAGAGAAATCATCAGCTTGTATCCAGAGATGGAACCACTCTGTGAGACCTTTCATTCCCAGCTGGTCAAAGTGAACAATGCAAAGGAGCTCTTGGCACTACGGCAAGAGGACAGGACCACATTTCAACAGTATCTAGACTTCCTGGGCGATTTCCTAAGGGTGGTTCGAGGGACGAAGCAGGGAGTTGAGTGCAGTGAGGATATCGATAATGCACAACTGAGAATGTACACAGAGCAAGGTGACAGAGTAGACCTGGATGCACTTGTGTCCTCTCCCAATTCCTGCTCAATCGACAAATGTGTGCCTCTCCTTGAGCTGCACAAGAGGTGAGAATGGGTGGCTGTTCAGTATAAACTGAGAACAATATATTTGAATCTTGCAATGCTTCATTAAATATAATACTGCTATAATTTCCTTatactgtcatctcagatttttcaCACTTGGATTACTCTACCAGAGTCATGGTCACCATATCAAAGCAATCCAGGTAATCTCTGAGTTTAGCATTCAATAAATAGATGATTTGCATTTATTTTAGCCAGTCTAATCAATAGCATATTCTTTATATCTTACTTTGTACCATCTTTGTGTTATAAGACAGTGAACAATGATATAATGTAGTTTCTGCTTAAATTAGGATTTCAGACCATACTGAAAATAAGATGTGTAAAAGTACGGTCATCACAAATGTTATTTGACCTTGGTTGACTCCCGGTAGAACTTAAAGTCCTTATGATGTTGCAGACTTGGGTGAAAATTACTGATGGGCAATATGAAGAAAGCTCATGTTCAAATGTGTATGAGCACATTGTGAGAACTCTCAGTCGACTAAAACAGAGAGACGTCGTTTGGACGTTTGCAGACTGGGCTCTCCAAAGAAACCAGGAGGTATCTGAGTATCCATATAGCGCAACTGTAGAAAAGTATAAAacatattataattataataaatAACATAATTATTTGATCGGAACTATACCTCATGTTGACCGATTTTAGTGTAATTTCTTTACTGTAACATTTAAGGTTGGAATACAGATTTTCACAAAAAGAGATCCAGAAGACCAAGACACATTTGCACAGGAGGATGTCCTCACTTTTTTAAAGAAGTACTCTCTAGCTTTGATGTTGTTCCTGGAATTTCTGGTCCATGATTTGAAAAGCAAGGTTGGTACCACCAGTATATCAATAGCACCACACCACTTTTACCCATATTAAACAGTTGTTTGAAATGAATTAAAGGCACATATTTGTATCCCCCCCTTTTTATCATTTCTCAGGAGGAGAAGCATCATACCCTTTTGGCCACCGCATATGTCACCCATATACTCAGAGCCTTACAACATGGAAAGGGTATGGATTCAGATGGAGGAATGACCAGAGATAAACTGCAACAGTTGCTGTGGCAGTCTTCCCTCTATGACACCATGACAGTACATGGTATGTGAGTCATATGAAAATGTATCATGCTTAATGAATGTAGGAAGTCCTTACTCACCTAACTATTTAATCAAAACTACTTAACAGGATAAATATAATTATTACTCTTGTTGCTCTAAGAATTATGTAGCTTACTAAACTCTATATTCATTCGGATTGATGTAGCTTAATAAACTTCCTATTCATTCATCATTCATATTTGTTTTTTCTCGAAACCTGATTCCCAGGTTAGATTGAATAGTGTATGTGATTATTGTTTTATAATAATATAAGTATGACTGATATTACAGAGGCCATCCAGCCGACAGTCCTGCACACCGAGCAGGCCATCCTGCTCGGGAGAGCTGGTGACCACTATCAGGCCCTACAGACCTTGGTCCACAAAGAGAGAGACCTCCAGGTTGCAGGGGCCTACTGCAGGAGGGCTGCTGGGTGGCAGGAAAGGGAACTGGAACACATCCTTTTCCTCACCCTGCTCCGGATCTACCTGGGCTCCAATGAGCTAGCGAGTGCGGCCGTGGACCTGTTGAATGCCAACGCTGCTGCTTTTGACCTGGATACAGTCCTCCAGGTTCTGCCGGATTCCTGGTCTGTTCAGCTGGTCTCCCAGTTCCTGTTGGGGTCCCTTCGAGGGACTTTCCATCAAAGACGAATGGCAGGGGTAGAGAGGGGCCTGGCCCAGGTAGAACTCCTTAGACACAAGTACACTTGGGTGAGCACACGCTTCAATATTTTTTCAGGGATGCACTTGCTTTGTTTACAATGGGAATCTTCAGGGTTTCCGTGATGCGGAAGTAGACTCCGTTTTATTAGTACATGTTGTGCATTGTATTCATATTCATCTCTTGTCCCCTCAGGCCCAAGCCTCAAAAAGAATGCTGAAATTGGATAAGGGTCGGGTGTGCAATACCTGCCAGAAGGATCTCACAGAGCCAGAGTTTGTGTGTAGTCTTAGGGGTGAGCTGGTTCACACTAACTGTGGAAGCTACACAGAGTAGCTTCCACAAATCCAAGTCAATGGTACCTATATTAGCATTTTCTAATTTCACTTCAAAATCCTCTATAAGTAACTTCATTCAGTTACACAATCCATTTTTAGATACTTTAGGATGATTTGGACATAATGCGCGGAAATGATAATAATTATAGGTACCActgtttttttattgaacctttatttaactaggcaagtcagttaagaataaatccttatttacaatgatggcctacctgggaacaatgggttaactgccttgttcaggggcagaacgacagattttttttttcaacagtctgaccactaggctacctgccgccccaaatcctGCCGCCCCAAATCCAATTATTTGCATTGAATTTGTGCCACAATTGTTAAAAAGttagcatttgaaacagtggTCAGGGAAACAAagccaaagcatggattgctgtcataccttgttgatagactgcttacagggaaaTAACTAATATGCCATTTTACAATTAggatgaactatccctttaaggcaGCAGCATTCGACAGCCGTGCAAGGGGTGTGACGAATTCCACTAGGCACTGTGTCTGCTTCTTACCCAATCATTAGTTTAACATTTTATGGGGAATTTGCAATCTTACTGGTCCAAACACACTGAGttatactaaacattaggaacacctcctaatattgagttgcattcccttttaccctcagaacagcctcaattcgtcaggccaTGGACTCTACTAGGtgtcgaaagccttccacagggatgctggcccatgtttactccaatgcttcccacagttgtgtcaattggctggatgtcctttgggtggtggacaattctagatacacacaggaaactgttgaacgtgaaaaaccgagcagcgttgcagttcttgacacactcaaaccggtgcgccaggcatctactaccataccccgtttaaaggcacttcaatcttttgtcttgcccattcaccctctaagtggcacacaaacacaattcatgtctcaaggcttaaaaatccttctttaacctgtcccctccctctacaccagtggttcccaaaatgTTTCTAGTCCCGTAccacttcaaacattcaacctccagctgcgtaccctctctagcaccagggtcaacgcactctcaaatgttgttttttgccatcattgtaagcctgccacacaaacactatacgatacatttattaaacataagaatgagtgtgagtttttgtcacaacccggctcgtgggaagtgacaaagagctcttgaaggaccagggcacaaataataattgaATAATACTCAATAATTTTCTTTCTTTATTTAGcgatcttacatataaaaccttttttgttcatcaaaaatggtgaaaggtgtgcttgaaaggatgcacataactctgcaaccttgggttgtattggagagagtctcagtcttatatccttttccacacacagtctgtgcctgtatttcgtTTTCATTCTAacgagggccgagaatccactctcacataggtacgtgattgcaaagggcatcagtgtcttaacagcacgatttgccaaggcaggttACTCCgagtgcagcccaatccagaaatctggcagtggcttctgattaaattctaTTTTTTGCAATTATGATGAGGcgctcttgttcagatatcggtaagtggaccagaggcagggcatgaaagggataacgaatccagttgtttgtgtcatccgtttttgaaaattacttgtgtaattgcgcacccagctcactcaggtgcttcgctatatcacatttgacattgtctgtaagcttgagttcatttgcacacaaacaaTCATACAATGACGGAATCATAGCCTTGTCATCacgcaagcggtcagacaagtgaaaattatagTCTGcgaagaaaactttaagcttgtctctcaattcaaaaaaacatgtcaatactttgccccttgataaccatcgcacttctgtatgttgtaaaaacaCTGCACATATAATTTCATGATGCAGAATATAGACAAGAGTTCAGctgccttgctttaacaaagttcataattttcactgtagtgtccaaaacgtctttcaagctgtcaggcattcccttggcagcaagagcctctcggtagatgctgcagtgtacccaagtggcttcgggagcaactgcttgcacacgagttaccactccactatgtctccctgtcatggcttttgcaccatctgTACAAATACCAACATATCTtaaccaccaaagtccatttcatgtcacaaagctgtccagtactttaaaaatattatCTCATGTTGTCCcagtttccagtggtttgcaaaagaggatgtcttccttaatacACCACCCAtgaacgtaacggacatataccaggaacTGTGCcgggcccgccacgtctgttgactcatccgctgtaatgcatagaattcactggcttgtatgcgaagcagtaattgtttaaAAACATCTTCTGCCATTTCACTGATgtgttgtgaaacagtgttgtttgattaagtaattgtctgtatagttttttggcccTTTCcaccagcattgtcccagccatatctgtggcagcaggaagaattaagtcctccacaataatatgggtcttgcctgtcctagccacttgatagctcaccatataaaatgcgtctagccccttcttattaatggtgtctgttgcttttatacatgtcttactactcgaaagtcatctttattcttgctcaaaaaactcctgtggcttatttttcaaattgtcatgtttagtttctaaatgtctgcacaagagtgaaggtttTCCGCGAGAGAATAACAGttgatgtgattggatgttaattatttgactagaatacatgtatttgacattgtgttgttatttcctAGAACagtagatggtttaattttattttgggCCGtaaaacgaggctactcaggaaaatataaatgtactgtttgaaaatgtgtcgAAAAatgcttaaaaaaaaatatgaatcacatttttatttggcgtacccccgacggcattgcgcgtacctACCCCAGTTCGGGAATACctgctctacactgattgaagtggatataacaggtgacatcaataagggataatagctttcacctggattcacctggtcagtctatgtcaaggagagagcaggtgttcttaatattttataTACTCAGTGTGTAATATTTATTGCATACTAACAGTGTCTGTGGACTCAGTGTAGTACTCCAATTTAAGGACCATTCACCAGACACATTCCCCAATTAGAATAatgtaaataaaatgtttaaataaCCAAATTATACAATAACTTGTTTGAGGAAATACACCATTGCCCATGATACAGCACGCAATGCACATGTTCACTGTGGTATGTCTAAACCATTTCCTTTAAAACCATAGACAGCAATAGTTATAATGTAAATCCACATTGAGGACACTGTGGGACACACTGTATTCAATGATCAGACCGATATTTTGAATATGGAAACCACAAAGGGATTTGGCCATCCTGAAAGAAATTTGACCATTTGGCCATCCTGTCCTGCTCTATGTCTCCACCCTCAATTTCCACTGTGTTCCTTCCATATACATATGAAGATGGAAATAGAATGTTTGGTGTGTGAACAACCATATGCATGTGAAAGTTTTCTACTGCAGTTactgtgtacagtcgtggccaaaagttttgagaatgacacaaatattaattttcacagtctgctgcctcatggcaatttgcatatactccagaatgttatgaagagtgatcagatgaattgaaataaattgcaaagtccctctttgccatgcaaataaaCTGaaacccccaaaaacatttccactgcattttagCACTGCTACAAAAGGACCAgatgacatcatgtcagtgattctcttgttaacacaggtgtgagtgttgacgaggacaaggctggagatccctctgtcatgctgattgagtttgaataacagactggaagcttcaaaaggagggtggtgcttggaatcattgttcttcatctgtcaaccatggttacctgcaaggaaatacgtgtcgtcatcattgctttgcacaaaaagagcttcacaggcaaggatattgctgccagtaagattgcacctaaatcaacaatttatcggatcatcaagaaatgcaaggagagcagttcaattgttgtgaagaaggcttcagggcgcccaagaaagtccagcaagcgccaggaccgtctcctaaagttgattcagctgcgggatcggggcaccaacagtgcagagcttgctcaggaatggcagcaggcaggtgtgagtgcatctgcacgcacagtgaggcgaagacttttggaggatgtcctggtgtcaagaagggcagcaaagaagccacttctctccaggaaaaacatcagggacagactgatattctgcaaaaggtacagggattggactgctgaggactaggttgaagtcattttctctgatgaatctcatttccgattgtttggggcatctggaaaaaagcttgtccagagaagacaaggtgagcactaccatcagtcctgtgtcatgccaacagtaaagcatcctgagaccattcatgtgtggggttgcttctcagccaagggagtgggctcactcacaattttgcctaagaacacagccatgaataaagaatgctaccaacacatcctcttctCCCAaccagtttggtgatgaacaattccttttccagcatgatggagcaccttgctataaggcaaaagtgataactaagtggctcagggaacaaaacatcgatattttgggtccatggccaggaaactccccagaccttaatcccattgagagctTGTGgccaatcctcaagaggcgggtggtcaaacaaaaacccacaaattctgacaaactccaagcattgattatgcaagaatgagctgccatcagtcaggatatggcccagaagttaattgacagcatgccagggcggattgcagaggtcttgaaaaagaagggtcaacactgcaaatattgactctttgcatcaacttcatgtaattgtcaataaaagcctttgacacttatgaaatgcttgtaattatacttcagtattccatagtaacatctgacaaaaatttCTGAAGACACGTAAGCAGCAGACTTTATGAAAATGGACATGGCTgaaaataaaagtgttaattaCTCTATATTAAGGAAATACTCATTTATGTTGCAAATGAATTGTTCAAAAATAAAAACTCATTGTGTTTGAACACTAAATACTGTGTAATTCTACAACCACTGAGTTTGCTTTGACATCAAGTATTCCTCATTTTAAAACCCAGCTTCAGTAAATATTGAGAGTATTGTTGTGAATAATCTTTAACACGTGTAAATGAGCTAGAAGGAAGGAGACATGTATCTATTTCTGTCATAATTAAGTAATTTAGGCTAATCATAAGTGCAAGTATTTCTTTATGCTCATAGTTTTTGGGAAAAGTGCCCAGGAGCAGAAGTCTGACATACATCTGGCAAGAGTTTTTACCACACTTCAGTTAACGCCAGTGTTTTCACGTGAATGGTTGTGAATGGTTATTATTTTAAGTCCCTCaacagttttaaaaaaaacaacttctACATAAGCAACAAAGTATTCTGGGGTATGGGTCTCactatgataaaaaaaaagtatgtatgtaaGGACAGATACTGCTTCGATATTGGAGTTAACTGGAGTGAAATGGCTTTTCCTCCCGCTGTTAATGGCCTGTGTATGCAATCTGGTGCTATGTTACACGTGTGTGTCTGGGCAGGCGACAGCTCCCCTGGAGTTTGGCCCTGGATCTTTAAATGGCCCAGACCAGACGGTCATTTCACACATGAGGGAACAGGATGGATGCAAAAATCAACAGTTATAGAGCAAAGTATGGTTAGGAACCAGACATTGGTCTCCCATTATACATATCCACACCACAGACAAAGGGAATAGGAAAAACAACATTCACTTCTTGCGCTTTTCTAAATGTAAATGCACTTTGCATCTGAAAATGCAACTGTTTTGTTTTAGTTTGTGCATGCACCTTTATTGTTGTAGGCTAATTTCTTCTAATGTCTTTACAATCCATATGTTAGATTAGTTGTATAGAATCATATTCTCTATAAGCTGTCAGAGATCTGAGGTTTAAATGCGGTTCTCAGTCATTGTGCTATTAGAAGCTATTTTTAATGGCTCTACTTTATTTTATAATTCTGCAGAGTTTGTTCCAATTTATTTCcaaatcacaggaggttggtagcaCCTTAATTGCGGAAGactggctcgtggtaatggctggggcagaataagtggaatggtttcaaacacatggtttctatgtgtttgatgccattccattcactccgtcCTCCCCTTCGCAGCCTCCACTTTTCCAAATCCAATCATTGTTCCAGTTCCAAAACAATTCCAATCACATATATGATCTGTTACAGGGAAAGGGACAATAACTGTTGTTTCCAATTTGGTAACagcaggtagataaataaaggttaaatatatatacatatttaaataaacaaataaaacctATGCGGAACCCATGTGAAGAATGAATATAAGATGGTGTGCATCCTACCCATTTTCAGACATTTAGCCACCAATTACTGCATCATGTCTCTTATGATGAATTGTTCTGTCTTTTAGTGATCACTGAACGACAAGGCAAATCTTAATTTGAAAATCTTGGTAGCATTAATGGTAAGCTAAAAGAAAACCTAGGATTGAATCTTCTTTCATTTCTACTATCCCTGACAAAACTAATGCTATAGCTGAGCACAGTAAGTACGTTAATAAATAGCCTTAAGGATGATCAAAACGTATCTATTTTTTCCTTCTAAGGCAACTCTGTAATTTCCATAGCTTTCTTTAACTTTGGGTTTGGAGAAGTGGCACTCTGGGAAATGTGTAGTGTGACCCACTGGAGACCCACCCAGTCCTCCCGTGTCGAGACATATTATGCTTTATCATGTATGCCACATCTGGTGGGTTGATCTCAAGGACTCAGTATCGAAGAACGGATTTTCCTCTGTCCATGTTGAGGTGATATACTGTAAATCAGTTTGAAACACTTAGGTATATTATTATTTGAATATTGGCTAATCTCACGAGAGATTTGTGCTAGTCATGGTGCTAGTCAGGGAGGGAGTTGTAAAAATGGAACTCAAAAGGTTAAGCAATGACTATAACTATTGACGATAGAGAAAGTTAACATCCTTCCACATGGAGGGGAAAAATCATTCCATGGCAGTGTGAGTTGTATTTGAGGTGTACTCCCACAAATGGACCATGTTTATCTCTTCGGAGATCATGCCAGGATAAATTGTACAAAAATAGAAATAGCTGTTATAAACAAATAGTTTTAGTTCATTCCGTGTCCTGAAGTTAGCCATAAATCTGTTTCTTAGCTACTTAAGTGATATTAGCTTAATggtctgtactgtacatgtaatgACTCCATTTTATACAAGAATAAGCCTTGGTTTATGGCAAATGACACCTACTGGCACCCTACCGGTTTTGCATAGGGCCCTCCATTGTTTGTTTTATCAGATTATGTACCTAACCCATCATTTTCATAACATTCAGAAGTCGTTGAGAGCTGGAGGATCTACAATGAGTAATTTTGAAAGCAACAGAACCATTCAACAGGGCCATTCCTGAGGCAATGGGATCCACCTGGGTCCTGAATTGTCAAACGTGTTTCATGTCCACTTCTCATCTCTAGCTCTAGCTCATTGGTGTTTCTGCACAGCAGAATCTACAGTATTGAATTAACACTGATAGTTTTAAATTTAACTCTGGGCCAATGTGTATATGGGTCCACGCGTtgcagtgttaaattaacactgcgCTTGGTGCTAACACTGTTACACTTTGTCAGTGTTAGGCAATAACACCTCATATAGTACTTTTAACCATTATGACAAGGTTGCTCAATGTTGGGTTAAGGGCGTTACAATATTATTTACAATTCTTTATTGTCACATGTTCTTATATCAGAATTTACAAAGAACTGTCAACGGACATGCTCAAACTTGAATCTTCTACCTCTTTGTGTGGATTTCCCGGAAGACGAGACACTTTGTTACTCATTGCTGCCTTTCACAGTTTGGAAAGTGCATTacacatttgttcacaaaaaaagGGAAAAGGGAAATGGGGAAAAAAGGAAATTGCACTGCCATCTAATCCTATATATacgtatacagtaccagtcaaaagtttggagacacctactcattcctgggtttttcttaatttttgactattttctccattgtagaataataatgaagacatcaaaactatgaaataacacatacagtggttcgtcctttaaaagttgcagcgtcatgcagcacagcttgcaggtccaaccactggtaccattaatgctagttagtgctagtttgaccaccagaaggcatctttgagaagcacttgatagccttcaatagtggctgtactagagaattgaacatcttttttgtaagaacatagtatatgggactgaTTTTAAGACATTTTGCTTAAtgaatttgattaatattatggtgtttctattccaagaaaaatggAGTGGAaagatggaatggaaaatatggcgctgtacaaagtgacagtaggttacagtactaagagcataacatttccacacactaattgtataattgtagtctaaccaatacccaaaaggagattcagtgaaaataaaaatctcattgatttatcaagaccagtccccatgcttgtctcagtgCGCAAATAGTGACCACAAGCGGGTAGGCAATTGCTTAAAATCCTATTGCGCCTAACTTTGCTATgatctttaaataaataagacctacacaacttttaacagcacatttcTCAACGCTAGTGAGATTACATATGGGTCTCCTGGTGGAGGCCAGCACTGGTATCGAACCTGTCGCAAAGCAAttttgcactgcgatgcagtgtcttcgGGAGGGCTATTTAgatactgtacatggtgtccaggtcaggataaccaaaacatttctttattaaaggCTATCAGAAATAATGTTGGTTCTTATTTATTTTGATacaaagccatgaatgagtgagtcactcagctttatgtaggtgccgggctacatgactgtgccatcaacttgataatatataattatattttggagattatttatttatttattttgaatgaaagtgagcgattgtaaactgaataaaggccaaaataatatttgtgaaggccaaaacatttatttctgtttttagagggagagaaacgctgggccaattgcacgCCGCCCAaaaggactcccaatcacggtcggatgtgatgcataataataataataataataatactttttgttctattatttgttttgtcttttctggTAGAtgaaactgaaattgcaaccaatcacggccggttgtgacacagccaacctaactaagaaatacatttgacgatagaattctccccctaccctcatTCTAGGCAAGTCTCTTGTCCAgctacagttgaattcggaagtttacttacaccttagccaaatatatttaaactcagtttttcaaaattcctgacattttaaccTAATACAGGTTCactctcttaggtcagttaggatca from Oncorhynchus clarkii lewisi isolate Uvic-CL-2024 chromosome 25, UVic_Ocla_1.0, whole genome shotgun sequence encodes the following:
- the LOC139383962 gene encoding transforming growth factor-beta receptor-associated protein 1: MSLKAFTQVQVYEKLPNPKEKDKFSIHSLECYDRNIYIGTKDSLVQHLILPSSSDTKDSSQSPREGRMKLLGSSSPVTQLRVIPVLNHLLVLWDRSVSALNMFSLEPLPFLKRIQHVSFFEVCESTLSTSSQSVCVELVTASSRSRVVRIHVVGVERWDCVKEVSLPQDPVALAVDDNTLCVATSDRYFLHDHKSGSTVDLFPHNLSRQNIIVSTAGKGEFLLNGPGSLGMFVMKNGICQRPPVQWPEELLAAVVCYPYILALQPQALYVYSMVDQHLKQTMPLLRARGLLSTTEGVYVFMEREILGLSHVPFEEQIQTLVRYERVEEALGLLGGVQAHLPQVSYKELHKIITCMDGFIKFYQGSFSEAKELFIKGELDPREIISLYPEMEPLCETFHSQLVKVNNAKELLALRQEDRTTFQQYLDFLGDFLRVVRGTKQGVECSEDIDNAQLRMYTEQGDRVDLDALVSSPNSCSIDKCVPLLELHKRFFTLGLLYQSHGHHIKAIQTWVKITDGQYEESSCSNVYEHIVRTLSRLKQRDVVWTFADWALQRNQEVGIQIFTKRDPEDQDTFAQEDVLTFLKKYSLALMLFLEFLVHDLKSKEEKHHTLLATAYVTHILRALQHGKGMDSDGGMTRDKLQQLLWQSSLYDTMTVHEAIQPTVLHTEQAILLGRAGDHYQALQTLVHKERDLQVAGAYCRRAAGWQERELEHILFLTLLRIYLGSNELASAAVDLLNANAAAFDLDTVLQVLPDSWSVQLVSQFLLGSLRGTFHQRRMAGVERGLAQVELLRHKYTWAQASKRMLKLDKGRVCNTCQKDLTEPEFVCSLRGELVHTNCGSYTE